The DNA sequence CGTCCAAGCATACTCTCAATAAACCTCAAAAAGGCCTGCAAACCGAGTGTTTGCAGGCCTTTTTTAGCTTGGTGTAGCATTTCATGATAACCCATCAATTACTGGGATATTGATTGGGGGCAGGTTGGTTAGAGAAAATGATGCATCTGTCCACTTAGTGGCCTTCGCGTCTTCGCGAGAGGTGTTCTTATTTGTAGAAGTCTGTTACCCCTCGGCGAGTTTGCGATACAGCGAACGTACACTGATGCCGGCGATCTTTGCCACCTTGCTCTTGTCCCCCTGGTGCGTTGACATTAATGTCAGCAGGTAATTGTATTCCAGTGTCTTGAGATCAATGTCCTGTTGCTCGATGCGAGGTTGCGGAATTTGCGGTAAGTCGTTCAAGCACCTGATAATCACCGAGTCATCAATGACATTGGATTGCTTGAAGATTAGCGCGCGCTCCATTAGGTTGCGCAACTCACGGACGTTGCCCGGAAAGGACTGTTGTTGCAGGAGCTTGACGGCGGAATTGCTGATATGGAGCTTGTCGCCGCCACTGATTTTCTCGAGAACGGATTTGGCGATCAAAGCGATGTCTTCGTACCGCTTGCGCAGTGGTGGTAGCTCAATGGGGAAGACATTGATGCGGTAATAGAGATCTTCGCGGAACTCGCCGCGCTCAATCAGTGCCGGCAGATTCTTGTGGGTGGCGCAGATCAGTCGAAATCGGGCGCGCTTGATTTCTGTGTTGCCCACTGCACGGTAGGTTCCTGTTTCCAGCAAGCGCAAAAGCTTGACCTGCATGCCCAGTGGTACGTCGCCGATTTCGTCGAGAAACAGCGTGCCGTCCTCGGCGGCTTCTATCAATCCGGCTTTCCTGGAGATGGCGCCGGTAAACGCCCCCTTGACGTGACCAAACAGTTCACTTTCGAACAGCGTCTCCGTAAGACCGGCACATTCTACGGTGACTAGGGGTCGATCGTGCCTGGGGCTGGCTTGATGGATGGCGCTGGCGGCCATTTCCTTGCCTGTCCCGGATTCGCCCAGCAGCAACACGGCGGTGTCCCTGGCTGCAACCAGGTTGATCATATCTACCATGTGGTTGAAGGGGGGGCTGCGGCCCACCATCTGCCTGGTGCTGGATTCTGCGCTGGCGATGCTGACCGGCTTTAATAACTCTACAAAAAACTTGGGGCGTCCCTCATCGTCCAGGATGGGTAGCATTTCCACGTCCACATATTCCTTTCCCCGAGATGTATTGTGGATATGCAAAACCCGCTCTTTTTGTCGGGAGTCTGTGCAGGTGGCCAAGGGGCAAGTCTCGCCGGCCTGATCGCAGGGACGGTCGTAGCCATGAGATACCTCAAAACAATGAGCGGGGCGTCCGGGCTCGATCTCGCCGAAACTCTCCAGGTATCGTTCGTTGGTGGCGAGGATCCGGTAGTCGTTGGTGACCAAAATGGCTGGGCATTCAAACCCGTCGAGTATGCGGGCGGCATCCTGATTGGTGTCGCTGGCGATCAAGTGCATGGCTGTCAAATCCGGCAAACGTGTTTGCCAATAATGACAAAGGTGGGTCGGCTGCGGCAACTGCTTTTATCACTCTTGAGTTTATTTCTAAAAAAATTCAGGTAAAACAATTGGCTACTGCATATAGTGTTGTTTGGTAAACACTTGGCATAAGGATTGCAAAAATAATCTCAAGATCAGAGTTGCTGGCATAGTGGAACGCGACATGCAGTCCACCCCACCCCACAGTGGAGCCAGCATCTCCATTCACCATAATTGGGAGGAGTCCATTTTGGAATTTGATGCTTTTGTTCTGGCGCGCATGCAGTTCGCCGCCAACATAACTTTCCATATTCTTTTTCCCAGTATTTCCATCGGCCTGGCCTGGGTGTTGTTTTACTTTCGTGCCCGCTTTACGTTGAGTGGCGAAAGAGCCTGGGAGTTTGCCTATTATTTCTGGGTGAAGGTCTTTGCCCTGACGTTTGCCATGGGTGTGGTTTCCGGAATCACCATGAGTTTCCAGTTCGGCACTAACTGGCCCGGCTTTATGGAACGCGCCGGCAATGTCGCCGGTCCTCTGCTGGGCTATGAGGTACTGACTGCGTTCTTTCTCGAAGCCTCTTTCCTCGGGATCATGTTATTCGGCAAGGATCGGGTATCAAACCGCATGCACCTGGTCGCCTCTTTTCTCGTGGCTTTCGGCACCCTCCTGTCTGCCTTCTGGATTCTCAGTCTCAATTCCTGGATGCAAACGCCATCTGGTTTTTCCATGGAAAACGGCCGGGTAATGGTGGACAGCTGGTGGGCAGTTATTTTCAATCCGTCGTTTCCCTATCGGTTTATTCACATGACGCTGGCGTCGTTTCTGACCACAGCCTTTTTGATCACCGGGGTCAGTGCCTGGCGGCGTAGAAAAAAGGTCGATGGACCGGCAACCTGGAACGTCATGAAAACCGGTATTGTCATCGCCGCGGTGCTGGCGCCCGTGCAGATACTGGTGGGGGATCTCCACGGGCTGAACACGCTAGAGCATCAACCGGCGAAAATCGCGGCCATGGAGGCGATTTGGGAGACGGAAAGGGGCGCGTCTTTTACGGTCTTCGGTTTGCCCGATGAAGAGAGCCGGGAAACACGATTTGCACTGAAGATCCCCTATGCCGCCAGCTGGATTTTGACCCACGAACTGGACGGTGAGGTGAGAGGCTTGAGCGAATTCGCCGACCATCCCCCTGTGGGTTGGGTGTTCTGGTCCTTCCGGGTCATGCTGGCGGTTGGCAGTTTAATGCTGTTGGTTAGCTGGTGGGCTGCCTGGCATGTCTGGCGCGACCGGGTGCCAGGTCCGGCCTTGTTACGGGCGCTGTCGTGGATGACTTTTTCCGGTTGGGTTGCGGTGGTAGCCGGCTGGTATGTGACCGAGATCGGCCGTCAGCCTTGGATTGTCGATGGCGTGCTGCGTACCGCGGATGTGGTGGCGGACCACGCCTCCGCGACGCTCACGGGGACGCTGTTGGGCTATGTCGCACTCTATGTCTTTCTCCTGATGGCCTATATCGGTGCCTTACGTTATCTGGCTAGCAAACCGGCGGCATCCCTGGCGACAAAAAAACAACCAATCGTTTCGCAGCAGCATGGCACGGAGGGAGCGCACTGATGGTGATGGAATTCTGGTTACCAATTGTCTATGTCGCCATCATGGGGTTGGCGTTGTTGATCTATGTCGTGCTGGATGGTTACGACTTGGGGGTAGGCCTGCTTTTACCGGCCGCCGACGAGCGGGAAAAAGACATCATGATCGCGTCCATAGGTCCGTTTTGGGATGCCAATGAAACCTGGATCGTACTCGGTGTGGGCGTGCTGTTGATTGCTTTTCCCATGGCTCACGGTGCCATCCTGACAGCGCTTTACATCCCCGTGACTCTGATGTTAATGGGTTTAATCCTGCGCGGAGTAGCTTTCGATCTGCGCGTCAAGGCGGGTGACCATCGCAAGCAGTTGTGGAACCGGGCCTTCTTCCTGGGGTCATTGGTTGCCGCGGTTTCCCAGGGCTGGATGCTTGGCGCCTATGTCACTGGCCTGCGCGGTGATCTGACTAGTCATCTGTTTGCCCTGTTGATCGGGCTGACTTTGCCGGCGTTCTATCTGCTGCTTGGGTCGGCCTGGTTGCTGATGAAAACGGAAGGCGCCTTGTTCGACAAGGCGTTGCGTTGGGCACGCTGGTCGGTGTTACCCACCGGGCTGGGTCTGCTGGCGGTGTCGGTAGCCACACCCATTGCCAGCGGGGCTATCGCTGCTAAATGGTTCACGCTACCGAATTTTATAGGACTGTTGCCGATTCCAGTGTCCTGCCTGGCGCTCTACGCGGGCATCGTATGGCTCCTGCGGCGAGACAACTGGCTCCGCGAAGGTCACAGCTGGGTGATTTTCGTTGCGATTGTGTTGATTTGCCTGATGGCATCACTGGGACTGGCCTACAGTATCTATCCCGATATCATCATTGGTGAGATGACGATTTGGGAGGCCTCGGCCTCTGTCAGTTCCCTTTTGTTTACTCTGGTGGGCATTGTTATCACGTTGCCCGCGATCCTTTTTTACACTATTTACGTCTACCGTGTTTTTCGCGGCAAGGCGACCGAATTGTCCTATGACTAGCATGAGATTGAGGAGCGAAACCATGAACCAGGCTATCGACTTTGAAGTAGATTTCGAGCACAAACCCGCAGTTGTGCCGTTTTTCGATGAGCAGACCAGTACCTTTTCCTATGTGGTGAAGGACCCGACTTCCCGTGCCTGTGCAGTGGTGGATTCGGTAATGGACCTCGATTATGCGGCTGGACGCTTAAATCTGGACGGTGCCGACAGGATTATCGACTACATCCGCAAGCAGGGGCTTGAGTTGGAATGGCTCATCGAGACCCATGTACACGCCGATCACTTATCCGCTTCGCCCTATATCCAGGAGAAACTGGGCGGTAAGCTCGGCATTGGCTCGAAAATAGTTACCGTACAGGAAACCTTTGGCAAGATTTTCAACGCCGGTACAGAATTCCAGCGTGATGGCTCCCAGTTTGATCACCTGTTTACCGATGCAGAACAATACGCCATCGGCAATATCGTCTGTCATGCCATTCACACACCGGGACATACGCCTGCCTGCATGACCCATCTCATCGGCGATGCCGCGTTTGTGGGGGACACTCTTTTCATGCCGGATGCCGGTACCGCAAGGGCGGATTTTCCGGGTGGTGACGCCCGCGTGCTTTACCAGTCCATCATGCGCGTACTGTCACTGCCGGACGAGGTGCGGATTTTCATGTGCCATGACTACCAGCCCGGCGGCCGCGAGGTGGAATTTGCAACCACTGTGGGAGAGCAGAAAGCCAACAACATCCATGTGGGGACCGGCAAGACCGAGGACGATTTCGTCGAGATGCGGGAGGCGCGCGACGCCACACTCGACATGCCGCGTCTGATACTGCCTTCCCTGCAGGTGAATATGCGCGCGGGACATATGCCGCCGGCCGAGGACAATGGCACGGTCTATCTGAAAATACCGCTGAATGTCCTGTGATAAGTAATCGGGCAGCATTGTGACCATTGCAATCCAATAAGAGAGGCAGTTAATGGAAATTAAGCGAATCAATGACAGCTACTCCGTTTCCGGTCAAGTGAGTCCGGCGGACATCGACACGCTGGTGGAGGCCGGTATTCGCAGCATCGTTTGCAATCGTCCCGATGGCGAAGGCGCCGACCAGCCCAACTTCTCGGAGATCGAGCAGGCGGCGCAGGCCAGAGGTATGGAGACGTACTACCTGCCGGTAACCTCGGGTAAGGTGCTGGACGAGGACGCGGCCAAGTTCGGCAAATTGATGCAGACCATGCCGAAGCCTGTGCATGCGTACTGTCGTAGCGGCATGCGTTCGACGACACTCTGGGCGTTGAATGAAGGCGCCAGGCAGGCGGATCTGCAACAGATTCTGAAATCGGCCCGGGATGCTGGATACGATATGAGTGGCGTGGTGCAACGGATCGCCGGGCAGGGAGTCGAGGGGGCCGTCGAACCCGTCGGTCAGTACGATATTGTCATCGTCGGAGGGGGTGCTGCGGGTATTGCCGCTGCCTCGAGTATTCGGCAGCGATCCCGCAACGTTTCCATCGCCATCATCGATCCGGCTGAACTTCATTATTATCAGCCCGGCTGGACCTTCGTTGGTGCCGGCGTGTTCAGCCCGGAAAAAACCGAACGCCGTATGGCCGCTCTCATTCCCAAGGGGGTGGAGTGGATCAAGGCGGCGGTGGCGGCCTTCGACCCGAAAAACGACGCGGTGATTCTGGAAGGCTGCCGAGCCGTGAAGTACAAACGGCTAGTAGTGGCACCCGGTATAAAACTGGACTGGGATGCCATCGAAGGGCTGCCGGATACCTTGGGCCGCAATGGCGTCACCTCCAACTACCGTTTCGATCTGGCTCCCTATACGTGGGAACTGGTGAAAAATATGACCTCCGGCCGGGCCCTATTCACCCAGCCGCCCATGCCCATTAAATGCGCCGGCGCACCCCAGAAAGCGATGTACCTGTCGGCGGACTGGTGGTATCGCCAAGGGGTGCTCGGGGATATCGATGTCGAGTTCTACAATAGCGGTGCCGTACTGTTCGGTATCAAGGAGTATGTGCCGGCACTGATGGAATACGTGAAAAAGTACAACGCCAGTCTCAATTTTCAGCATCGACTGTTTAAAATCGACGGCCCGGCACAGAAGGCGTGGTTCGAGCACACGGATGACAACGGCAATACCGAGGTGGTCGAGCGCACTTTCGATATGATTCACGTCTGTCCGCCGCAAACCGCGCCGGACTTTATCCGGGTTAGCCCACTGGCGGATGAAGCCGGTTGGGTAGATGTGGATCAGACCACCTTGCGCCACAAAAAATACGACAACATCTGGTCATTGGGGGATGTCATAAACGCCCCCAACGCCAAAACGGCAGCGGCCGCCCGCAAGCAGGCACCGGTGGTGGCTACTAATGTCCTGTCAGACATGGGGCTGATAAAAGGTGTGGCGCATTACGATGGCTACGGGTCCTGTCCTCTGACGGTGGAGCGCGGAAAAGTGGTGCTGGCAGAGTTCGGTTATGGCGGCAAACTATTGCCCAGTTTCCCGCGCTGGTTGGTCAATGGCACCCGCCCTTCGCGCCTGTCCTGGTTGCTCAAGGAAAGGGTCATGCCACCGCTTTACTGGAAGGGCATGCTGCGTGGCAGGGAATGGCTGGCTAATCCCGTGATCAGTGACGAATGAAAAGAACTAACCACTGATGGCAGTAAGAGAGCTGTTTCCTTGTGTTGAGTGGTTGCGGCAATACGATCGCAAGATGCTGATCAGCGACACGATTGCGGCGGTGATCGTGACCATCATGCTCATTCCCCAGTCGCTCGCCTACGCCATGCTGGCGGGGTTACCGCCGGAAATGGGGCTTTACGCCAGTATCCTGCCGTTGATTGCTTATGCCGCGTTCGGCACCAGCCGTACCCTTGCTGTGGGGCCGGTGGCAGTGGTATCGCTGCTCACCGCCGCCGCCGCGGGCAAGGTGGCTCAGCAAGGCTCGCCGGAGTACATGATGGCGGCCATTGTGCTGGCTCTTTTGTCGGGCATGATGTTGTTGTTGATGGGGGTTCTCCGTCTCGGCATGCTGGCGAACTTCCTGGCTCACCCGGTGATCGCGGGCTTTATAACGGCGTCCGGGATCATTATCGCGGTCAGTCAGGTACGCCACATTCTCGGCATTGAAGCCCATGGGGAGAATCTCTTCGATTTGTTGGTCTCGCTTTGTCAACATCTGGGTGATGCCAACATATCCACCATGGTGGTAGGTGTGGGAGCCGTTGCCTTTCTCTTCTGGGTGCGCAGTGGACTTGCGCCACTTCTAGTGCGCACAGGGCTTAACCCTGAGGCTGCCGGGATGGCTGCCAAGGCCGGGCCGGTATTATTGGTGATTGTCACCACGCTGGCCGCCTATACCCTGGACCTGAAGGGGCAGGGTGTGGCTCTGGTCGGTGCAGTACCCAAGGGCCTGCCGGATTTGACGATACCCACATTTTCACTGGGGCTTTGGGGTGAGCTGGCCGGTTCCGCACTTTTGCTGTCGGTTATCGGTTTCGTGGAATCAGTCTCTGTCGGCCATACGCTGGCGGCCAAGCGTCGCCAGCGTATCTCTCCCAATCAGGAGTTGATCGGTCTGGGCGCTTCCAATGTAGCTTCGGCGGTTTCCGGAGGTATGCCGGTTACGGGCGGCTTTTCCCGCTCAGTAGTTAATTTCGACGCCGGTGCTGTCACCCCGGCAGCCGGTGTCTTCACAGCAGTCGGCATCGCGCTGGTGGCGTTGTTGCTCACACCCCTTCTGTTTTTCCTGCCCAAAGCGACATTGGCAGCAACGATTATTGTCGCGGTCCTATCCCTGGTAGATCTGGCGATCCTGAAACGTGCGTGGAATTACTCTCTGTCAGATTTTCTCGCCGTGGCAATCACCATCGGTGTCACTCTGATATTGGGTGTGGAGCTGGGCGTTCTATGCGGTGTGCTCGCGTCCATTGGTATGCATCTGTACAAGACGGCCAAGCCCCATATCGCTGTAGTGGGACAGGTGCCGGGTACCGAGCACTTTCGCAATGTCAGTCGACACGAGGTCATCACCGATCCCCGCATTCTATCGTTGCGTGTGGACGAGAGTCTGTACTTCGCCAACGCGAATTACCTGGAAGATCGTGTCTACGAGTTGCTTGCTCAGCGTCGGGAGCTCAAGCACGTCATCCTCCAGTGTACCGCAGTCAATGAAATCGACATGAGTGCCCTGGAATCACTGGAGGCGATCAACACCCGCTTGCGGGAAGCCGGCATTCAATTACATCTGTCGGAAGTTAAGGGGCCGGTCATGGATCTGCTGAAGTGTACGGACTTTCTCGAGCACCTTTCCGGTGAGGTCTACCTCAGTCATTATCAGTCAGTGAAGGCGCTGTCCGGTGACGGGGAGACGTCCTGATGTCGGTAGCGAGGCTGTTGATCACCAGTGTGGCGCACTGACGACATCTTGAGCAGGGTTGATGATGTCACTGTTGCCGTTGATTCCGGTGTTTTTGCCGGAAGTGAGGAAAAGTGCTATTTGTGTAATGGCACAGATTTACCAAACTGATCGCGGGCGAGGATGTCCGAACTCCGCGGTCATTACAATTGTTAATCAGAAGGAGTCAATTATGAGTTTACGTCTTGGCGATACTGCCCCCAATTTTAAGATTGCCACCACCACAGGTGATATCGACTTTCACGAGTGGGCCGGTGATTCCTGGGTGTTCTTTTTTAGCCACCCGGCGGATTTCAC is a window from the Porticoccus hydrocarbonoclasticus MCTG13d genome containing:
- a CDS encoding cytochrome d ubiquinol oxidase subunit II — encoded protein: MVMEFWLPIVYVAIMGLALLIYVVLDGYDLGVGLLLPAADEREKDIMIASIGPFWDANETWIVLGVGVLLIAFPMAHGAILTALYIPVTLMLMGLILRGVAFDLRVKAGDHRKQLWNRAFFLGSLVAAVSQGWMLGAYVTGLRGDLTSHLFALLIGLTLPAFYLLLGSAWLLMKTEGALFDKALRWARWSVLPTGLGLLAVSVATPIASGAIAAKWFTLPNFIGLLPIPVSCLALYAGIVWLLRRDNWLREGHSWVIFVAIVLICLMASLGLAYSIYPDIIIGEMTIWEASASVSSLLFTLVGIVITLPAILFYTIYVYRVFRGKATELSYD
- a CDS encoding bifunctional protein tyrosine phosphatase family protein/NAD(P)/FAD-dependent oxidoreductase, whose translation is MEIKRINDSYSVSGQVSPADIDTLVEAGIRSIVCNRPDGEGADQPNFSEIEQAAQARGMETYYLPVTSGKVLDEDAAKFGKLMQTMPKPVHAYCRSGMRSTTLWALNEGARQADLQQILKSARDAGYDMSGVVQRIAGQGVEGAVEPVGQYDIVIVGGGAAGIAAASSIRQRSRNVSIAIIDPAELHYYQPGWTFVGAGVFSPEKTERRMAALIPKGVEWIKAAVAAFDPKNDAVILEGCRAVKYKRLVVAPGIKLDWDAIEGLPDTLGRNGVTSNYRFDLAPYTWELVKNMTSGRALFTQPPMPIKCAGAPQKAMYLSADWWYRQGVLGDIDVEFYNSGAVLFGIKEYVPALMEYVKKYNASLNFQHRLFKIDGPAQKAWFEHTDDNGNTEVVERTFDMIHVCPPQTAPDFIRVSPLADEAGWVDVDQTTLRHKKYDNIWSLGDVINAPNAKTAAAARKQAPVVATNVLSDMGLIKGVAHYDGYGSCPLTVERGKVVLAEFGYGGKLLPSFPRWLVNGTRPSRLSWLLKERVMPPLYWKGMLRGREWLANPVISDE
- a CDS encoding MBL fold metallo-hydrolase, translated to MNQAIDFEVDFEHKPAVVPFFDEQTSTFSYVVKDPTSRACAVVDSVMDLDYAAGRLNLDGADRIIDYIRKQGLELEWLIETHVHADHLSASPYIQEKLGGKLGIGSKIVTVQETFGKIFNAGTEFQRDGSQFDHLFTDAEQYAIGNIVCHAIHTPGHTPACMTHLIGDAAFVGDTLFMPDAGTARADFPGGDARVLYQSIMRVLSLPDEVRIFMCHDYQPGGREVEFATTVGEQKANNIHVGTGKTEDDFVEMREARDATLDMPRLILPSLQVNMRAGHMPPAEDNGTVYLKIPLNVL
- a CDS encoding cytochrome ubiquinol oxidase subunit I translates to MQFAANITFHILFPSISIGLAWVLFYFRARFTLSGERAWEFAYYFWVKVFALTFAMGVVSGITMSFQFGTNWPGFMERAGNVAGPLLGYEVLTAFFLEASFLGIMLFGKDRVSNRMHLVASFLVAFGTLLSAFWILSLNSWMQTPSGFSMENGRVMVDSWWAVIFNPSFPYRFIHMTLASFLTTAFLITGVSAWRRRKKVDGPATWNVMKTGIVIAAVLAPVQILVGDLHGLNTLEHQPAKIAAMEAIWETERGASFTVFGLPDEESRETRFALKIPYAASWILTHELDGEVRGLSEFADHPPVGWVFWSFRVMLAVGSLMLLVSWWAAWHVWRDRVPGPALLRALSWMTFSGWVAVVAGWYVTEIGRQPWIVDGVLRTADVVADHASATLTGTLLGYVALYVFLLMAYIGALRYLASKPAASLATKKQPIVSQQHGTEGAH
- a CDS encoding SulP family inorganic anion transporter, coding for MAVRELFPCVEWLRQYDRKMLISDTIAAVIVTIMLIPQSLAYAMLAGLPPEMGLYASILPLIAYAAFGTSRTLAVGPVAVVSLLTAAAAGKVAQQGSPEYMMAAIVLALLSGMMLLLMGVLRLGMLANFLAHPVIAGFITASGIIIAVSQVRHILGIEAHGENLFDLLVSLCQHLGDANISTMVVGVGAVAFLFWVRSGLAPLLVRTGLNPEAAGMAAKAGPVLLVIVTTLAAYTLDLKGQGVALVGAVPKGLPDLTIPTFSLGLWGELAGSALLLSVIGFVESVSVGHTLAAKRRQRISPNQELIGLGASNVASAVSGGMPVTGGFSRSVVNFDAGAVTPAAGVFTAVGIALVALLLTPLLFFLPKATLAATIIVAVLSLVDLAILKRAWNYSLSDFLAVAITIGVTLILGVELGVLCGVLASIGMHLYKTAKPHIAVVGQVPGTEHFRNVSRHEVITDPRILSLRVDESLYFANANYLEDRVYELLAQRRELKHVILQCTAVNEIDMSALESLEAINTRLREAGIQLHLSEVKGPVMDLLKCTDFLEHLSGEVYLSHYQSVKALSGDGETS
- a CDS encoding sigma-54 interaction domain-containing protein — its product is MPDLTAMHLIASDTNQDAARILDGFECPAILVTNDYRILATNERYLESFGEIEPGRPAHCFEVSHGYDRPCDQAGETCPLATCTDSRQKERVLHIHNTSRGKEYVDVEMLPILDDEGRPKFFVELLKPVSIASAESSTRQMVGRSPPFNHMVDMINLVAARDTAVLLLGESGTGKEMAASAIHQASPRHDRPLVTVECAGLTETLFESELFGHVKGAFTGAISRKAGLIEAAEDGTLFLDEIGDVPLGMQVKLLRLLETGTYRAVGNTEIKRARFRLICATHKNLPALIERGEFREDLYYRINVFPIELPPLRKRYEDIALIAKSVLEKISGGDKLHISNSAVKLLQQQSFPGNVRELRNLMERALIFKQSNVIDDSVIIRCLNDLPQIPQPRIEQQDIDLKTLEYNYLLTLMSTHQGDKSKVAKIAGISVRSLYRKLAEG